Genomic window (Aquimarina sp. BL5):
CGCTTAGGGGATGTCCAGGGTTTTCTTCGCGTATGCTTTCTTCATCAGAAATGACACGTTTCAGAGAACGTTAACTGATGATTATTTTTTAATTATAAGTTCCTTCTATTAGGATATAGATTAAATTACCTATATAATTACCTTAATTAAAATGGATCATCTATCTTTGTAGAAATTAGTACATATTAAAATATTTTAAGTTATGTGTACTTGGTCGTTGCAACAACTGGGTCAATTATTCGGTAAATCAATCTCTAAGAATTGTCATTTTCCAATCATTCGTTTAGTATTTCGATGACAATTATGTTTAATAAAAAAAATAGAAGTTTACCGAATGGCAAAATCACAACAGACATTTAGCAAGATTGAAAAAGAAAAAAAGAAAATAAAAAAGCGCGAAGACAAGCAGAAGAAGAAAGAAGAACGAAGAGCGAATTCTAAAAAAGGAAGCGGTTTCGATAATATGATTGCTTATGTTGATGAAAATGGCCACTTAACTGATACTCCTCCAGATCCATCAAAAAAGAAAAAGGTAAAAGCTGAAAATATAGAAATTGGTATACCTAAAAGAGAACACGTAGAAGAGGATCCGATTAAAAAGGGTAAAGTTGCTTTTTTCAATGATTCAAAAGGATATGGATTTATTACGGAGCAAGAATCTCAAGAAAAATACTTTGTTCACGTGAATGGTTTAATGCAGGAAGTACGAGAAGGTGATAAAGTGCAGTTTGAGTTGGAAATGGGAATGAAAGGATTAAACGCTGTACGCGTAAAAAAGATTTAAAAATCGTTTTATAATACTATTTAAAAAAGCATTTGCAGTATATGATCTGCAAATGCTTTTTTGGTTTTATTTCATTGTGGGATACCAATTTAGCTGTACAACTTCTATTTTACTATCTCCTTTATT
Coding sequences:
- a CDS encoding cold-shock protein, which translates into the protein MAKSQQTFSKIEKEKKKIKKREDKQKKKEERRANSKKGSGFDNMIAYVDENGHLTDTPPDPSKKKKVKAENIEIGIPKREHVEEDPIKKGKVAFFNDSKGYGFITEQESQEKYFVHVNGLMQEVREGDKVQFELEMGMKGLNAVRVKKI